A single region of the Anaerostipes rhamnosivorans genome encodes:
- a CDS encoding type II toxin-antitoxin system HicB family antitoxin — MYKYERIIYWSTEDEAFIVEVPELPGCMADGKTVQEAISNAEIIIEEWIEVAKERGQQIPEPKGKLMYA; from the coding sequence ATGTATAAATATGAACGTATTATTTACTGGTCAACAGAAGATGAAGCATTTATTGTTGAAGTACCTGAACTGCCTGGATGCATGGCAGATGGCAAAACGGTACAGGAAGCTATCAGCAATGCAGAAATAATTATAGAAGAATGGATTGAAGTAGCAAAAGAAAGAGGACAACAAATTCCTGAACCAAAAGGTAAATTAATGTACGCATAA
- a CDS encoding dicarboxylate/amino acid:cation symporter gives MKKKKIGLLTRLLIGIVAGMLVGSIGDLFGVGDTFVFKGLIRLFVTFTTLFSTFLNFIIPLLILSFVAVGLADLGKKANKLFGVTLLLAYASTVIAGIGAFFAGKALLPSLIQRITGSEIQTKSFEAIFTIQADPVFGVMTALVLAFLLGLGIANSRNDTLLLCLKDLQEIITKTLNKIIIPMIPFYVAGLFSKIAAEGKLLPTIKMFIKLYVMILIFQWLYIAFQFLVSTLFTKENKFKNLKGIAPAYFTALGTQSSASTIPVNLESSKNGGVSEDIADFVIPLCATIHLSGDTICLVIGSMGIMLANGLTPTLSMFLPFIFMLGITMVAAPGVPGGGVMAALGLIKSMLHFTDPMSQLIISLHFSQDSFGTACNITGDQAIAYMVDSVDRKNGEK, from the coding sequence ATGAAAAAGAAAAAAATAGGTTTGCTGACACGGCTGCTGATCGGTATCGTTGCAGGTATGCTGGTCGGTTCCATAGGAGATCTGTTCGGTGTTGGCGATACGTTTGTTTTTAAAGGTCTGATCCGCCTGTTTGTGACCTTTACGACACTGTTTAGTACATTTTTAAATTTTATCATTCCGCTTTTGATTCTGTCCTTTGTGGCCGTTGGGCTTGCGGACTTGGGGAAAAAGGCAAATAAGCTGTTTGGAGTGACCCTGCTTTTAGCCTATGCATCCACTGTCATCGCGGGGATCGGCGCATTTTTTGCGGGAAAGGCTCTTCTGCCGTCATTGATTCAGAGAATTACAGGAAGTGAGATCCAAACCAAGTCTTTTGAAGCGATCTTTACCATTCAGGCTGACCCGGTCTTCGGAGTTATGACAGCGCTGGTCCTGGCTTTCCTTTTAGGCCTTGGCATCGCCAACAGCAGGAACGATACGCTGCTGCTCTGCTTAAAGGATCTTCAGGAGATTATTACAAAGACACTGAATAAGATCATCATACCGATGATCCCATTTTATGTGGCCGGGCTGTTCAGCAAGATCGCCGCGGAGGGGAAGCTGCTTCCCACCATTAAAATGTTCATCAAGCTGTATGTGATGATCCTGATTTTCCAATGGCTCTACATCGCGTTTCAGTTCCTTGTATCCACATTGTTCACAAAAGAAAATAAATTTAAGAATCTAAAGGGCATTGCCCCTGCCTACTTCACGGCTCTTGGAACCCAGTCTTCCGCATCTACTATACCGGTGAATCTGGAGAGCAGCAAAAATGGCGGGGTATCTGAAGATATTGCGGACTTTGTTATCCCTCTTTGTGCAACGATCCATCTGTCTGGGGATACCATCTGTCTGGTGATCGGTTCTATGGGTATTATGCTTGCCAACGGGCTGACACCTACCCTGTCTATGTTCCTTCCGTTTATTTTCATGCTGGGAATCACGATGGTGGCGGCTCCGGGAGTACCGGGAGGAGGCGTTATGGCAGCCCTCGGGCTGATTAAGTCCATGCTGCATTTTACGGACCCTATGAGCCAGCTGATCATTTCCCTGCACTTTTCCCAGGACAGCTTCGGTACAGCCTGTAACATCACAGGAGATCAGGCCATTGCCTACATGGTAGACAGTGTGGACAGGAAAAACGGAGAAAAGTAA
- a CDS encoding MATE family efflux transporter has protein sequence MEKREVLFTNKDLKSLIIPLIIEQMLTVTVGLADSIMISSVGEAAVSGVSLVDSIMVLLINMFAALATGGAVVAGQYLGQKKHVMACKTADQLILFISALALAIMAGIYAMRGLILHGVFGAIEPAVMHNAEVYLLIVTASIPFLAVYNGCAALFRTMGNSKIAMQMSLFMNAINIIGNAVLIYGVGMGVEGAAIPTLASRVIAAVVILVLLKNRNQAVHISRNFHFKFKGFLVGKILNIGVPNGVENSMFQLGKILVLSLVAGFGTSAITANAVSNMVALFEIIPGMAVGLAVLTVVSRCVGANDYEAARYYTKKLLKIAYASLLIFNIFIVFILPVIIRAYHLTPETAAITRRILLYHTLCCVTIWPVSFTLPNTLRASNDARYTMVVAIISMWIFRIFFSFVLGKWLGWGVFGVWVAMTLDWAVRAVLFMIRYFRGKWQYKSI, from the coding sequence ATGGAAAAAAGAGAGGTTTTATTTACTAATAAGGATTTGAAAAGCTTAATCATCCCGCTGATCATTGAGCAGATGCTGACTGTGACTGTGGGGCTGGCCGACTCCATCATGATCTCAAGCGTGGGGGAAGCCGCAGTTTCCGGTGTTTCGCTGGTGGACAGCATCATGGTCCTGTTAATCAACATGTTTGCTGCCCTGGCTACCGGCGGCGCAGTGGTGGCCGGGCAGTATCTGGGACAGAAAAAGCATGTGATGGCCTGCAAGACCGCAGATCAGCTGATCCTGTTTATTTCAGCCCTGGCGCTGGCCATCATGGCGGGGATCTATGCCATGCGGGGACTGATCCTTCACGGAGTGTTCGGGGCCATTGAGCCGGCGGTCATGCACAATGCGGAGGTCTATCTGCTGATCGTGACCGCATCTATTCCATTTTTGGCAGTCTACAACGGATGCGCGGCGCTGTTCCGGACCATGGGCAATTCCAAGATCGCAATGCAGATGTCCTTGTTTATGAATGCCATCAACATCATCGGAAACGCTGTTTTGATCTACGGCGTCGGTATGGGAGTGGAAGGGGCGGCGATCCCGACACTGGCTTCCAGGGTGATTGCGGCAGTGGTTATTTTGGTTTTATTAAAAAACAGAAACCAAGCCGTACATATCAGCAGAAATTTTCATTTTAAATTTAAGGGATTTCTGGTGGGGAAAATTTTAAATATCGGAGTTCCCAACGGGGTGGAGAACAGTATGTTCCAGCTGGGAAAGATTCTTGTGCTGAGCCTGGTGGCGGGCTTTGGAACTTCTGCCATCACCGCAAACGCAGTCAGCAACATGGTGGCTCTGTTTGAGATCATTCCGGGTATGGCCGTGGGGCTTGCGGTGCTCACTGTGGTATCACGGTGTGTAGGCGCAAACGATTATGAGGCAGCCCGTTATTATACAAAAAAGCTGTTAAAGATCGCCTATGCTTCGCTGCTTATATTTAATATTTTTATCGTTTTCATACTTCCAGTCATCATAAGAGCTTATCACCTTACACCGGAGACTGCGGCCATTACCAGGAGGATTCTGTTGTATCATACTCTATGCTGTGTGACTATCTGGCCGGTTTCCTTCACCCTGCCAAATACACTGAGAGCTTCCAACGATGCGAGATATACAATGGTCGTTGCCATTATCTCCATGTGGATCTTTCGCATCTTTTTCAGTTTTGTTCTGGGAAAATGGCTTGGATGGGGAGTGTTCGGGGTATGGGTTGCCATGACCTTAGACTGGGCAGTGCGTGCTGTGCTGTTCATGATCCGTTACTTCAGAGGCAAATGGCAGTACAAATCCATCTGA
- the aroF gene encoding 3-deoxy-7-phosphoheptulonate synthase has translation MIIILKSDAKDQQVEALKQEMESQGFAIHESAGINTKLLGLIGDTSKVDVDHVMANDIVETVQRIQEPYKKANRKFHPNDTAVDISGVKIGGGNFQVIAGPCSIETKEQMTEVAQQVKESGAGFLRGGAFKPRTSPYAFQGLHDEGLKLLLEAKKATGLPVVTEIMDASHLHLFEDVDLIQVGTRNMQNFELLKELGKIDKPVLLKRGMACTIDEWLMSAEYIMAGGNENVILCERGIRTYETAVRNTLDLSAIPMIKKKSHLPVIVDPSHATGIRFMVEPMALAAIAAGADGLMVEVHNNPAKALCDGPQSLTPKGFDQMMKKVTKTRDFFQNL, from the coding sequence ATGATTATTATTTTAAAGAGTGACGCAAAGGATCAGCAGGTAGAGGCATTAAAGCAGGAGATGGAGTCCCAGGGGTTTGCCATCCACGAATCTGCCGGCATTAATACAAAGCTTTTAGGGCTGATCGGGGATACTTCCAAAGTGGATGTGGACCATGTGATGGCCAATGACATTGTGGAGACCGTGCAGCGGATTCAGGAGCCATACAAAAAAGCCAACAGAAAATTCCACCCCAATGACACGGCTGTGGATATTTCTGGGGTCAAGATCGGCGGAGGAAACTTTCAGGTGATCGCAGGTCCTTGCTCCATCGAGACAAAGGAGCAGATGACAGAGGTGGCCCAGCAGGTAAAAGAGTCAGGGGCAGGGTTCCTGCGAGGAGGCGCATTTAAGCCGAGGACATCGCCTTACGCTTTTCAAGGACTTCACGATGAGGGGCTGAAGCTTTTGCTGGAGGCAAAAAAGGCCACCGGACTTCCTGTCGTCACAGAGATCATGGATGCCAGCCATCTCCATCTGTTTGAGGACGTGGATCTGATCCAGGTAGGGACCAGGAACATGCAGAATTTTGAACTGTTAAAAGAACTAGGAAAGATCGACAAACCTGTGCTTTTAAAGAGGGGAATGGCCTGCACCATTGATGAATGGCTCATGAGCGCCGAGTACATCATGGCAGGGGGAAATGAGAACGTGATTCTTTGTGAGCGTGGGATCAGGACCTATGAGACTGCAGTGAGGAATACACTGGATCTGTCCGCCATCCCAATGATCAAAAAGAAATCACATCTGCCAGTGATCGTGGATCCATCCCATGCCACAGGAATCCGGTTTATGGTAGAGCCAATGGCTCTGGCTGCCATTGCGGCAGGGGCTGACGGGCTCATGGTGGAAGTTCACAACAATCCGGCCAAGGCGCTCTGTGACGGTCCCCAGTCTCTGACCCCGAAAGGATTTGACCAGATGATGAAGAAGGTAACTAAAACAAGAGACTTCTTTCAAAATTTATAA
- the pth gene encoding aminoacyl-tRNA hydrolase has protein sequence MKVIAGLGNPGRQYENTRHNIGFAAVDYIAGKNQIEFSTKKHKALIGSGYLGGQKVLLIKPQTFMNLSGESLRGIMDFYKLDPSDFIVVFDDISLDVGQVRIRRKGSAGGHNGIKSIISHLGSMDFPRIKIGVGEKPKGYDLADYVLGHFSKGEREIYDDVFPDVDDAVKLMVMDDISGAMNQYNKKARK, from the coding sequence ATGAAAGTGATCGCAGGACTGGGCAATCCCGGCAGGCAGTATGAGAACACAAGGCATAACATCGGATTTGCGGCTGTTGACTATATTGCCGGGAAAAACCAGATAGAATTTTCTACAAAAAAGCATAAGGCGCTCATTGGAAGCGGATACTTAGGAGGGCAGAAGGTCCTGCTCATAAAGCCGCAGACCTTTATGAATTTAAGCGGGGAAAGCCTCCGGGGAATCATGGATTTCTATAAGCTGGACCCTTCGGATTTTATCGTGGTCTTTGATGATATATCTCTGGATGTTGGGCAGGTTAGGATCAGGAGAAAAGGAAGTGCTGGAGGACACAACGGGATCAAGAGCATCATCAGCCATCTGGGCAGCATGGATTTTCCGAGGATTAAGATCGGCGTGGGAGAAAAACCAAAGGGATATGATCTGGCAGATTATGTGCTTGGGCATTTCTCTAAAGGAGAGAGGGAAATCTACGATGATGTGTTCCCGGATGTGGACGATGCGGTAAAGCTTATGGTAATGGATGACATATCCGGAGCCATGAACCAATATAATAAAAAGGCGAGGAAGTAA
- the mfd gene encoding transcription-repair coupling factor — protein sequence MLEQIFENDAVYGQIKAGLERHQGPVLVSGCTDGAKAHLVSTFKGKKKRGNYKIIVTADENKAKEWAENYQFFGGDAIYFPAKDPLFYSADVHGNAIAKERLRGIESIIKGQGGVFILSIDALMDRVVPLSEIKKNRVTISLETEISEQEITKEFTAMGYERAPFVEAAGEFAVRGGIIDIYPFTSDCPYRIELWGEEVDSIRSFDAQSQRSIEEIKSLTVYPATEIVLSEERITAGLKKIQAEYEDLAAKFHSAFETDKEVRLKKEYKRLKEELSELSMLIGVEGYLPYFYDKLVSFLDYFPKETTVYVDEPQHVEERGKGFYLEFTESMKSRLEAGYLLPSQMETVSCFEEALSRLMKQQTVFLSALASEVKYAPGTETFFMEAKSVQSYNNSFEQLVKDLKRYQKKDYRILVVSPSVTRAKRLAEDMRENGLTVTYDKKPSEEMAPGQIVITPGKLKSGIEYPETKWVLISESDIFSGRKEKRRKKAAFKGKGEKIKNFADISIGDYVVHEKHGVGIYRGIEKITVNNVEKDYISIEYKGGDNLFILASALDQIAKYASANAKKPRLNKLGGNEWKKTTKRVKGQVRETAKELVELYAVRQAKEGYVCDKDTVWQKEFEEMFPYEETQDQLNAIEDVKRDMESTKIMDRLICGDVGYGKTEVAIRAAFKAVTNGKQVAYLVPTTILAQQHYNTFCERFKNYPMTVRVMSRFCSPKEQKETMEGLKKGIVDVVIGTHRLLSKDMKYKDLGLLIIDEEQRFGVGHKEKIKTLKKDVDVLSLSATPIPRTLHMSLIGIRDMSILEEPPHDRRAIQTYVMEYNEELVKEAVHREMTRGGQVYYVYNRVNNIAEITSGLQKLLPDAKVAFAHGQMRERELENIMMQFMEKEIDVLVSTTIIETGLDIPNVNTMIIHDANQLGLSQLYQLRGRVGRSNRNAFAFLMYKRDTLLKETAEKRLQAIREFTDLGSGYKIAMRDLEIRGAGNLLGEEQSGHMEAVGYDLYCKMLNDAVLRLKGELSEDSDFDTTLDLNIDAFLPSAYIRNEVEKLELYKRISAIDTRDEMEDMQDELLDRFGDLPAAVVNLLHIALLKSMAHHAYMTDVKQKGEKVSFEMNPKANVQVEKIPDVLNEFPKELSVSAGEHPVFVLDLSSSKKSEWLSKIEHCVNSLDALIIR from the coding sequence GTGTTAGAGCAGATTTTTGAAAACGATGCAGTATATGGACAGATAAAAGCAGGCCTTGAGCGTCATCAGGGTCCTGTTTTGGTGTCCGGATGTACTGACGGGGCAAAAGCCCACTTGGTCAGTACATTTAAAGGAAAGAAGAAACGCGGAAATTATAAGATCATTGTGACGGCAGATGAGAATAAGGCCAAGGAATGGGCAGAGAATTACCAGTTCTTTGGGGGAGATGCCATCTATTTTCCTGCCAAGGATCCGCTGTTTTACAGCGCGGATGTCCATGGAAATGCCATCGCAAAAGAGCGGCTTAGGGGGATTGAGAGCATCATAAAAGGACAGGGTGGTGTATTTATTCTATCCATTGATGCATTAATGGACCGGGTCGTGCCCCTTTCTGAGATCAAGAAGAACCGGGTGACCATCAGCCTGGAGACAGAAATTTCTGAGCAAGAGATCACAAAAGAATTTACGGCCATGGGATATGAGAGAGCCCCGTTTGTGGAGGCTGCCGGTGAATTTGCCGTGAGGGGCGGGATCATAGACATCTACCCGTTTACCTCGGACTGCCCGTACCGGATCGAGCTTTGGGGAGAGGAAGTGGATTCTATCCGAAGCTTTGACGCCCAGAGCCAGCGGTCCATTGAGGAGATCAAAAGCCTGACGGTTTATCCGGCCACGGAAATCGTGTTAAGTGAGGAGCGGATCACTGCAGGGCTTAAAAAGATCCAGGCAGAATATGAGGACCTGGCGGCGAAGTTCCACAGTGCGTTTGAAACGGACAAAGAGGTCAGGCTGAAAAAGGAATACAAAAGGCTCAAGGAAGAACTCTCCGAGCTTTCCATGCTCATCGGTGTAGAGGGGTATCTTCCGTATTTTTATGACAAGCTTGTATCCTTTTTGGATTATTTTCCGAAAGAAACCACAGTCTACGTGGATGAGCCCCAGCATGTGGAAGAACGGGGAAAAGGCTTTTATCTGGAATTTACTGAGAGTATGAAAAGCCGTCTGGAGGCAGGATATCTTCTGCCAAGCCAGATGGAAACGGTATCCTGTTTTGAGGAGGCGTTGAGCCGTCTGATGAAGCAGCAGACGGTCTTTTTATCCGCGCTGGCTTCCGAGGTGAAGTATGCACCGGGCACAGAGACCTTTTTTATGGAAGCGAAGTCTGTTCAGTCCTACAACAACAGCTTTGAGCAGCTGGTCAAGGACCTGAAAAGGTATCAGAAAAAGGACTACAGGATCCTGGTGGTGTCACCGTCCGTCACAAGAGCTAAGCGTCTGGCGGAGGATATGAGGGAGAATGGTCTTACGGTCACTTATGATAAAAAGCCCTCAGAAGAGATGGCTCCGGGACAGATCGTCATCACCCCTGGGAAATTAAAAAGCGGCATTGAATATCCTGAGACAAAGTGGGTGTTGATCTCCGAGAGTGATATATTCAGCGGAAGAAAAGAAAAACGCAGGAAAAAGGCGGCGTTTAAAGGCAAGGGCGAGAAAATAAAGAACTTTGCTGATATTTCTATCGGCGATTATGTTGTGCATGAAAAACATGGTGTCGGCATTTACCGGGGGATCGAAAAGATCACCGTGAACAATGTGGAAAAGGATTATATCAGCATCGAGTACAAGGGCGGCGACAATCTGTTTATTCTGGCTTCTGCTTTGGACCAGATTGCCAAGTACGCCAGCGCTAATGCAAAGAAGCCCCGGCTTAATAAGCTGGGAGGAAATGAGTGGAAGAAGACCACAAAGCGGGTCAAAGGCCAGGTCAGGGAGACAGCAAAGGAACTGGTGGAACTGTATGCGGTCCGCCAGGCCAAGGAAGGATACGTGTGTGATAAGGATACCGTTTGGCAGAAGGAATTTGAGGAGATGTTTCCCTATGAGGAGACGCAGGACCAGCTGAATGCCATTGAGGATGTGAAGAGGGACATGGAGAGCACAAAGATCATGGACCGGCTTATCTGCGGCGATGTGGGATACGGGAAAACGGAGGTTGCCATCCGGGCAGCGTTTAAGGCAGTGACCAACGGAAAGCAGGTGGCCTATCTGGTGCCCACCACCATCCTGGCTCAGCAGCACTACAATACATTCTGTGAGCGATTTAAAAATTATCCTATGACGGTTCGAGTCATGTCCAGATTCTGCAGTCCAAAGGAACAGAAAGAGACCATGGAGGGCCTGAAAAAAGGAATCGTGGATGTGGTCATCGGGACACACCGCCTGCTGTCCAAGGATATGAAATATAAGGACCTGGGACTTTTGATCATTGACGAGGAACAGCGGTTCGGCGTGGGACACAAAGAGAAGATCAAAACCCTGAAGAAGGACGTGGACGTGCTGTCCCTGTCTGCGACCCCGATCCCCAGGACTCTGCATATGAGCCTGATTGGAATCAGGGATATGAGCATCCTGGAAGAACCTCCCCATGATCGGCGGGCCATCCAGACTTACGTGATGGAATATAATGAAGAATTGGTCAAGGAAGCGGTCCACCGTGAGATGACAAGAGGCGGGCAGGTATATTATGTATATAACAGGGTTAATAACATTGCCGAGATCACCAGTGGGCTCCAAAAGCTGCTTCCGGATGCCAAAGTGGCTTTTGCCCACGGGCAGATGAGGGAGAGGGAGCTGGAAAATATCATGATGCAGTTCATGGAAAAAGAGATTGACGTTCTTGTCTCCACCACCATCATCGAGACAGGGCTGGACATTCCCAATGTAAACACGATGATCATCCATGATGCCAACCAGCTTGGACTTTCCCAGCTCTATCAGCTCAGAGGGCGTGTGGGACGGTCCAACCGGAACGCATTTGCATTTTTAATGTACAAAAGGGACACCTTATTAAAAGAGACGGCAGAAAAAAGACTTCAGGCCATCAGGGAATTTACAGACCTGGGATCTGGATACAAGATTGCCATGCGGGATCTGGAGATTCGTGGCGCAGGCAACCTGCTTGGGGAAGAGCAGTCTGGGCATATGGAGGCCGTGGGTTATGATTTGTACTGCAAGATGTTAAATGACGCGGTACTGCGGCTTAAGGGAGAACTTTCAGAGGATTCTGATTTTGATACAACGCTGGATCTGAACATCGATGCGTTCCTGCCATCTGCCTATATCCGCAATGAGGTGGAGAAGCTGGAGCTCTATAAGAGGATCTCTGCCATCGACACGAGAGATGAGATGGAGGATATGCAGGATGAGCTTTTGGACCGTTTCGGCGATCTGCCGGCGGCAGTGGTCAATCTGCTCCACATTGCACTCTTAAAATCTATGGCACATCACGCCTATATGACTGATGTGAAGCAGAAGGGCGAGAAAGTATCCTTTGAGATGAATCCCAAGGCAAATGTTCAGGTGGAGAAAATCCCGGATGTCTTAAACGAATTTCCGAAGGAACTTTCCGTCAGTGCAGGAGAACACCCTGTGTTTGTCCTGGACTTGTCATCCTCCAAAAAGAGTGAGTGGCTTTCAAAAATTGAACATTGTGTGAACTCTTTGGATGCGTTGATTATCAGATAG
- a CDS encoding peptidylprolyl isomerase → MKRVAKKIACLTAVMALCVALLAGCKKQDDRKLFEYAGNKVTYKEAHVYARIMQYSAEQQYAAYLGDKLWSTQVGTDKKGKKITMQDSIKDNVINQIKTVKVLAAHADDYNVKLTSDEKKQLDESVKSFTKNELGKRVMKVTNADKDYIKGIQQENLIAQKVMNAIIEKADVKVTDEEAKTVKVYKLAFTTKKTDSKTGKEVDMTAKEKAAQKKKAKEALKAIKKGQSVKSVAKKYKVDSDNEESYTKGKATLGTKFEEAASKLKKNQVSGVIETDDAYVIIKMLNPNVKSALATSKSTLLQEKQQAAYQKVYKKWTKDADKKWDDDKSINQKLWKKITFKYKATTTATEKTTTEATTTAKQKKTTEKNK, encoded by the coding sequence ATGAAACGTGTAGCGAAAAAGATAGCATGTCTCACGGCAGTCATGGCTTTGTGTGTTGCCTTATTGGCAGGCTGCAAAAAGCAGGATGACAGGAAACTGTTTGAATATGCAGGAAATAAGGTGACCTATAAGGAAGCCCACGTATATGCAAGAATTATGCAGTACAGCGCAGAACAGCAGTACGCTGCATATTTAGGCGATAAACTGTGGTCAACTCAGGTCGGGACCGACAAAAAGGGCAAGAAGATCACAATGCAGGATTCTATCAAAGACAATGTCATCAACCAGATTAAGACCGTAAAGGTGCTGGCAGCCCATGCAGATGACTACAATGTAAAGCTCACATCTGATGAGAAGAAGCAGTTGGACGAATCCGTGAAGTCATTTACCAAAAATGAACTCGGGAAACGTGTGATGAAGGTGACAAACGCAGATAAGGATTACATTAAAGGAATCCAGCAGGAAAATCTCATCGCGCAGAAAGTAATGAACGCCATCATCGAAAAGGCGGATGTGAAGGTGACGGATGAGGAAGCGAAAACTGTAAAAGTATACAAGCTCGCCTTCACCACAAAGAAGACTGATAGCAAGACCGGCAAAGAAGTGGACATGACGGCAAAGGAAAAAGCTGCACAGAAGAAGAAAGCCAAAGAAGCGTTAAAGGCTATCAAAAAGGGCCAGAGCGTCAAGTCTGTAGCCAAGAAGTATAAAGTGGATTCAGACAATGAAGAAAGCTACACAAAAGGAAAAGCTACCCTCGGAACAAAGTTTGAAGAAGCCGCCTCCAAGTTAAAGAAGAACCAGGTCAGCGGTGTGATCGAGACTGATGACGCATATGTCATCATCAAGATGCTGAATCCGAATGTTAAGAGTGCCCTTGCCACATCCAAGAGTACACTGCTGCAGGAAAAACAGCAGGCTGCATACCAGAAGGTATACAAAAAGTGGACCAAAGATGCAGACAAGAAGTGGGACGATGATAAGAGCATCAATCAGAAACTGTGGAAGAAGATCACATTTAAGTACAAAGCAACAACCACAGCAACGGAAAAGACAACAACAGAAGCGACAACCACTGCAAAGCAGAAAAAAACTACAGAGAAGAATAAATAA
- a CDS encoding DUF951 domain-containing protein — translation MEFKVGDVIKMKKSHPCGTNEWEILRVGMDFRLKCSGCGRQVMVSRKLVEKNFRGFVKKACD, via the coding sequence ATGGAATTTAAAGTCGGCGACGTGATCAAGATGAAAAAGTCCCATCCGTGCGGGACCAACGAATGGGAGATCTTAAGAGTGGGTATGGACTTTCGTCTGAAGTGCTCCGGGTGCGGACGGCAGGTGATGGTTTCCAGGAAGCTGGTGGAGAAGAATTTCCGCGGATTTGTGAAAAAAGCTTGCGATTAG